In Massilia antarctica, the following are encoded in one genomic region:
- a CDS encoding SDR family oxidoreductase: MANTDQNELNSQVDAVADKQRAIQSRQDQKDASASTEESKAAVQTGGPRQPAPPLPSQHLVKPGIEASMELKPRFMADAYKGSGKLQGQTAIITGGDSGIGRAVAVLFAREGADVAIFYLNEHEDAEETKRCIEAEGQRCITVAGDVKDMAFCKEAVDKVVAEFGRLDVLVNNAAFQEHAASLLDLTEERFDETMRTNIYGYFHMAKAALPHLKRGAAIINTGSVTGLQGSAKLLDYSATKGAIHAFTMSLASNLLEQGIRVNAVAPGPVWTPLNPADQSPEKIAKFGQDTDMHRPAQPEELSPAYVFLASAVCSSYITGIVLPVTGSVGS; the protein is encoded by the coding sequence ATGGCAAATACGGATCAAAACGAATTGAATTCACAGGTCGATGCGGTCGCCGACAAGCAGCGCGCGATCCAGAGCAGGCAGGATCAGAAAGACGCCTCGGCCAGCACCGAGGAAAGCAAGGCAGCGGTGCAGACGGGCGGCCCACGGCAGCCGGCGCCGCCGCTGCCGTCGCAGCACCTGGTCAAACCCGGTATCGAAGCGTCGATGGAACTCAAACCGCGCTTTATGGCCGACGCTTACAAGGGCAGCGGCAAACTGCAGGGGCAAACGGCGATCATCACCGGCGGCGATTCGGGCATCGGGCGCGCCGTGGCCGTGCTGTTCGCGCGCGAAGGCGCCGATGTGGCGATTTTTTACCTGAACGAGCACGAAGACGCGGAAGAAACCAAACGCTGCATCGAGGCCGAAGGCCAGCGCTGCATCACGGTGGCGGGCGACGTCAAGGACATGGCGTTCTGCAAGGAGGCCGTCGACAAGGTCGTGGCCGAATTCGGGCGCCTCGATGTGCTGGTCAATAACGCCGCCTTCCAGGAACATGCGGCGTCGCTGCTGGACCTGACCGAGGAGCGCTTCGACGAAACCATGCGCACCAATATCTACGGCTACTTCCACATGGCCAAGGCCGCCCTGCCCCATCTCAAGCGCGGCGCCGCCATCATCAATACCGGATCGGTCACCGGCTTGCAGGGTTCGGCCAAGCTGCTCGATTATTCGGCGACCAAGGGCGCGATCCACGCGTTCACGATGTCGCTGGCATCGAACCTGCTGGAACAGGGCATCCGCGTGAATGCGGTTGCGCCAGGGCCGGTATGGACGCCCCTCAATCCGGCCGACCAGTCGCCCGAGAAGATCGCCAAATTCGGCCAGGACACCGACATGCACCGTCCGGCCCAGCCGGAGGAACTGTCACCGGCGTATGTATTTTTGGCCTCGGCGGTGTGTTCGAGCTATATCACCGGCATCGTGTTGCCGGTCACAGGCAGCGTAGGCAGCTAA
- the ku gene encoding non-homologous end joining protein Ku, whose translation MGRSLWKGAISFGLVHIPVEMYPAVRDNALDLTMLDRRDFSPVGFKRYNKGNNKEVVWDDIVKGYEYGDGEYVVLSEEDLRRANPEATGTIDILAFVDAGTVPLLYYEQPYYLAPGKGGDKVYALLRETLKKVGKIGIATVIIRVKQHLAALVCEGDTIVLNTLRYSDEIRPTDELKIPAAKSKTAAISDKELKMAMALVEGMSEDWEPEQYHDTYREDILALVEKKVKAKQTKTITMPDKEKAPAAKGNVIDLVALLQQSLGKKPGKGKAANDDEDDGDEDEEAPPAKPRKAASKTTSAKAAAKPAAKAVAKPAAKAKAAPARRKAA comes from the coding sequence ATGGGACGCAGTCTATGGAAAGGCGCCATCAGCTTCGGGCTGGTGCATATTCCGGTCGAGATGTATCCGGCCGTGCGCGACAACGCGCTCGACCTGACCATGCTCGACCGCCGCGACTTCTCGCCGGTCGGCTTCAAGCGCTACAACAAGGGCAATAACAAGGAAGTGGTCTGGGACGATATCGTCAAAGGCTACGAGTACGGCGACGGCGAGTACGTGGTGCTGTCCGAGGAAGACCTGCGGCGCGCGAACCCCGAGGCGACCGGCACCATCGACATCCTGGCGTTCGTGGACGCCGGGACGGTGCCGCTGCTGTACTACGAGCAGCCCTACTATCTGGCGCCCGGCAAGGGCGGCGACAAGGTGTATGCGCTGCTGCGCGAAACCTTGAAAAAAGTCGGCAAGATCGGCATCGCCACGGTGATCATCCGGGTCAAGCAGCATCTGGCGGCGCTGGTGTGCGAGGGCGACACCATCGTGCTCAACACCTTGCGCTACAGCGACGAGATTCGTCCCACCGATGAACTGAAAATCCCGGCCGCAAAATCGAAAACCGCCGCCATCTCGGACAAGGAGCTGAAGATGGCGATGGCGCTGGTGGAAGGCATGAGCGAAGACTGGGAACCGGAGCAGTACCACGACACCTACCGCGAGGATATCCTGGCGCTGGTCGAGAAGAAGGTCAAGGCCAAGCAGACCAAGACCATCACCATGCCCGACAAGGAAAAAGCGCCTGCCGCCAAGGGCAACGTCATCGACCTGGTGGCCCTGCTTCAGCAAAGCCTGGGCAAGAAGCCCGGCAAGGGCAAGGCGGCCAACGACGACGAGGACGATGGCGACGAGGACGAGGAAGCGCCACCAGCCAAGCCGCGCAAGGCCGCATCGAAAACCACCAGCGCCAAGGCGGCGGCCAAGCCGGCGGCAAAAGCCGTGGCGAAGCCGGCGGCCAAGGCCAAGGCGGCGCCGGCACGGCGCAAAGCCGCCTGA
- a CDS encoding catalase, with protein sequence MSQDQQITTASGIPVADNQNSISAGPRGPLLLQDFHLIEKLQHFNRERIPERVVHAKGSGAYGSFTVTHDISHFTKAKLFSAIGKKTETFARFSTVGGERGSADTERDPRGFAVRFYTEEGNWDLVGNNTPMFFIKDPIKFPDFVHTQKRCPRSNLKSPTMMFDFWSKAPESLHQVTMLFSDRGTPDGYRHMDGFGSHTYSLINAAGERVYVKWHFKTRQGIKNLSAADAARIAGEDPDYAQRDLFGAIERGEFPQWEVRLQVATEQQLDDWEARTGWNPFDLTKVWPHRDFPLHPVGIFELNRNPDNYHAEVEQVAFSPANAVPGMGYSPDKMLQGRLFAYHDAQLYRVGTNHQHLPVNAPRCPIHNQQRDGTMAVHNGGAAQNYATVNAVGSAPRGMGHGEPELGLRGGAARFDGRGVEDDYTQAGNLFRLLTAQEKLNLCANLAGPLSQVSDEILQRQLAHFDKADSAYGAGVRAALNIR encoded by the coding sequence ATGAGCCAAGACCAACAGATCACGACCGCATCCGGCATTCCGGTTGCCGACAACCAGAACTCCATCAGCGCGGGCCCGCGCGGCCCCTTGCTGCTGCAGGATTTTCACCTGATCGAAAAGCTCCAGCACTTCAACCGCGAGCGCATTCCCGAGCGCGTGGTGCATGCCAAAGGTTCGGGCGCTTACGGCAGCTTCACGGTCACGCACGACATCAGCCACTTCACCAAGGCCAAACTGTTCAGCGCCATCGGCAAGAAAACCGAGACCTTCGCGCGCTTCTCCACCGTTGGCGGAGAACGCGGCAGCGCCGACACCGAACGCGATCCGCGCGGTTTCGCTGTGCGGTTTTATACCGAAGAAGGCAACTGGGACCTGGTTGGCAACAACACGCCGATGTTCTTCATCAAGGACCCGATCAAGTTCCCCGACTTCGTCCACACCCAAAAGCGCTGCCCGCGCAGCAACCTCAAGTCGCCCACCATGATGTTCGATTTCTGGAGCAAGGCCCCGGAAAGCCTGCACCAGGTGACGATGCTGTTTTCCGACCGCGGCACCCCGGACGGCTACCGCCACATGGACGGTTTCGGCAGCCACACCTATAGCCTGATCAACGCCGCCGGCGAACGTGTCTACGTGAAGTGGCACTTCAAGACGCGCCAGGGCATCAAGAACCTGAGTGCCGCCGACGCCGCGCGCATCGCCGGCGAAGACCCGGATTACGCCCAGCGCGACCTGTTCGGCGCCATCGAACGCGGCGAGTTTCCGCAATGGGAAGTGCGCCTCCAGGTGGCAACCGAGCAGCAGTTGGACGACTGGGAAGCGCGCACCGGCTGGAATCCGTTCGACCTGACCAAGGTCTGGCCGCACCGCGACTTCCCGCTGCACCCGGTCGGCATCTTCGAACTCAATCGCAATCCCGACAATTACCACGCCGAAGTCGAACAGGTGGCGTTTTCGCCGGCCAACGCGGTGCCGGGCATGGGCTACTCTCCGGACAAGATGCTGCAAGGCCGCCTGTTCGCCTACCACGACGCCCAGTTGTACCGCGTCGGCACCAACCACCAGCACTTGCCGGTCAACGCGCCCCGCTGCCCGATCCACAACCAGCAGCGTGACGGCACGATGGCGGTGCATAACGGCGGCGCGGCGCAGAACTACGCCACCGTCAACGCGGTCGGCAGCGCCCCCCGCGGCATGGGTCACGGCGAGCCTGAACTGGGACTGCGCGGCGGGGCCGCCCGCTTCGATGGGCGCGGCGTGGAAGACGATTACACCCAGGCCGGCAATCTGTTCCGCCTCCTCACCGCGCAGGAGAAACTGAACCTATGCGCCAACCTGGCCGGTCCCTTAAGCCAGGTGAGCGACGAGATCCTGCAGCGCCAGCTGGCGCACTTCGACAAGGCCGACAGCGCTTACGGCGCCGGTGTGCGGGCCGCGCTGAACATCAGGTAA
- the ligD gene encoding DNA ligase D: MPDALKIYQSKRNFSITSEPADGGEPASDALTFVIQKHWASRLHYDFRLELDGTMKSWAVPKGPSYDTRDKRMAVHVEDHPISYSSFEGTIPEKQYGAGKVIIWDKGTWQPLDDPRKGYESGNLKFEMHGHKMHGKWVLVRMKGKGEKQEPWLLIKEKDDYARPAAEFSVVDEMPDSVSKLPMPGAKGLKSKARAAAPVKAAPKAGGRGMPEGAVKAALPATLSPELATLVDQPPPDPTGWIFEVKFDGYRLLARIEGKRVQLFTRNGHDWTRKLEPLHKELARLKLPDGWYDGEIVVHDENGKPDFGLLQLAFDGSNTADIVYFVFDAPYFKGYDQRDVPLEARRALLGAALEKAPSDAVRFSSEFGTDPEELVVAACKLGLEGVIGKRRDSRYVSRRSPDWIKLKCGQRQEFVIGGYTDPQGSRAGIGSLLLGTHDKDGVLQYAGNVGSGFTQAVLNDLKDKLSALDTDESPFPPKAVAGRKHHWVKPKLVAEVSFAEWTSAGAIRHAVFQGLRSDKPARGIRREVANHVEDVMQTQTTTQAKTKAKAGPKAKAEPDAPETTLPATLKITHGERVIDEQSGTTKIELIRYYALVGPLMMEHLKGRPVSLVRAPSGVGGELFFQKHSEVGKLPGVKQMEPALDPEHPPMLEVGSVGGILSAAQWNVVEFHTQNAIGKSYETPNRMVFDLDPGEGVDWAAIQEAAQLMHAFLDELGLPSFLKTSGGKGLHVVVPLKGGLDWDTVKDFSQEVVRHLAATLPDRFAFKSGPKNRVGKIFIDYLRNGRGATTACAWSARVRPGLGISVPVGWDELAALKSGDQWTVHNAHTRLDRGNEPWDGYAKAAKTLAAAMMKLGFKKE; the protein is encoded by the coding sequence ATGCCGGATGCATTGAAAATCTATCAATCCAAGCGCAATTTCTCGATCACGTCCGAACCGGCCGACGGCGGCGAACCGGCGTCCGATGCCCTGACCTTCGTGATCCAGAAACACTGGGCCAGCCGCCTGCACTACGACTTCAGGCTGGAATTGGACGGTACCATGAAAAGCTGGGCCGTGCCAAAGGGACCGAGCTACGACACCAGGGACAAGCGGATGGCGGTGCACGTCGAGGATCATCCGATATCGTACTCCAGCTTCGAAGGCACGATCCCGGAAAAGCAGTACGGCGCCGGCAAGGTGATCATCTGGGACAAAGGCACCTGGCAGCCGCTCGACGATCCGCGCAAGGGCTACGAGAGCGGGAACCTCAAGTTCGAGATGCATGGCCATAAGATGCATGGCAAGTGGGTTCTGGTACGGATGAAGGGCAAGGGCGAAAAGCAGGAGCCCTGGCTGCTGATCAAGGAAAAGGACGATTACGCCAGGCCGGCCGCCGAGTTCTCGGTGGTCGACGAGATGCCTGACAGCGTCAGCAAACTGCCCATGCCGGGCGCCAAAGGGTTGAAATCGAAGGCCAGGGCCGCAGCACCCGTGAAAGCGGCTCCCAAGGCCGGCGGCCGTGGAATGCCCGAGGGTGCGGTCAAGGCGGCGCTGCCAGCCACGCTGTCGCCGGAACTGGCGACCCTGGTCGACCAACCGCCGCCCGATCCGACCGGCTGGATCTTCGAGGTCAAGTTCGACGGCTACCGCCTGCTGGCCCGGATCGAGGGCAAACGGGTGCAACTGTTCACCCGCAATGGCCACGACTGGACCCGCAAGCTCGAACCACTGCACAAGGAACTGGCCAGACTCAAGCTGCCGGACGGCTGGTACGACGGCGAGATCGTGGTTCACGACGAGAATGGCAAGCCCGATTTCGGCCTGCTGCAACTGGCCTTCGATGGCTCGAATACCGCCGACATCGTGTATTTTGTGTTCGATGCACCTTACTTCAAGGGCTACGACCAGCGTGACGTGCCGCTCGAAGCGCGCCGCGCACTGCTCGGCGCCGCGCTGGAAAAGGCGCCGTCGGACGCCGTGCGGTTCTCAAGCGAATTCGGCACCGATCCCGAGGAACTGGTCGTTGCCGCCTGCAAGCTGGGGCTGGAAGGGGTGATCGGCAAGCGGCGCGACTCGCGTTACGTCTCGCGCCGCTCTCCCGACTGGATCAAGCTCAAATGCGGCCAGCGCCAGGAATTCGTCATCGGAGGCTATACCGACCCGCAAGGCTCGCGCGCCGGTATCGGCTCACTGCTGCTGGGGACTCACGACAAGGATGGCGTGCTGCAGTACGCCGGCAACGTCGGCAGCGGCTTCACGCAAGCCGTGCTGAATGACCTGAAAGACAAATTAAGCGCCCTCGATACCGACGAGAGCCCGTTCCCGCCCAAGGCGGTCGCGGGCCGCAAGCATCACTGGGTCAAGCCAAAGCTGGTCGCGGAGGTCAGCTTTGCCGAGTGGACCAGTGCGGGGGCGATCCGCCATGCCGTTTTCCAGGGCCTGCGCAGCGACAAACCAGCCAGGGGAATCCGGCGCGAAGTGGCCAACCATGTGGAGGATGTGATGCAGACCCAGACAACAACGCAAGCCAAGACCAAGGCCAAGGCAGGACCGAAAGCGAAGGCGGAGCCGGACGCGCCGGAGACCACCCTGCCGGCCACCCTCAAGATCACCCACGGCGAACGCGTCATCGACGAACAAAGCGGCACCACCAAGATCGAACTGATTCGCTATTACGCGCTGGTCGGCCCGCTGATGATGGAGCATCTCAAGGGCCGGCCGGTGTCGCTGGTGCGCGCGCCATCCGGCGTGGGCGGCGAACTGTTTTTCCAGAAGCATTCGGAGGTGGGCAAGCTGCCCGGCGTGAAGCAGATGGAACCGGCGCTCGATCCCGAGCACCCGCCGATGCTGGAGGTGGGCAGCGTGGGCGGCATTTTATCGGCCGCGCAGTGGAACGTGGTGGAGTTCCATACCCAGAACGCCATCGGCAAAAGCTATGAGACGCCCAACCGCATGGTGTTCGACCTGGACCCGGGCGAGGGTGTCGACTGGGCCGCCATCCAGGAAGCGGCGCAGCTGATGCACGCTTTTCTCGACGAACTTGGCCTGCCATCGTTTCTGAAGACCAGCGGCGGCAAGGGCTTGCACGTGGTGGTGCCGCTCAAGGGCGGCCTCGATTGGGACACGGTGAAGGATTTTTCGCAGGAGGTGGTGCGCCATCTGGCGGCTACCTTGCCGGACCGCTTTGCATTCAAGAGCGGGCCGAAAAACCGGGTCGGCAAGATCTTCATCGATTACCTGCGCAACGGGCGGGGCGCCACCACCGCCTGCGCGTGGTCGGCGCGCGTGCGGCCCGGGCTGGGGATTTCGGTGCCGGTCGGGTGGGACGAACTGGCCGCCCTCAAATCGGGCGACCAGTGGACCGTGCACAACGCGCACACGCGGCTCGATCGCGGCAATGAGCCGTGGGATGGCTACGCGAAGGCCGCCAAAACGCTGGCGGCCGCCATGATGAAGCTGGGCTTCAAGAAGGAATAA
- a CDS encoding sigma-70 family RNA polymerase sigma factor — MPATLQDEQLMLRYRDGDLVAFEELYRRHHAGLYRFVAWRSPRADWVDEIVQDSWINLHHARSRYQPEAAFRTYLYQIARNRLLDLLRQHQPVLAAELGSGTDGRDVFDSLADAAQDVVSPDVALEQKQQYDSLHVALAGLPSEQKEALVLQQFCGMSLEDIAALVAAPVETVKSRLRYAMRKLREGRLSEQR, encoded by the coding sequence ATGCCCGCCACCTTACAAGACGAGCAGCTGATGCTGCGCTACCGCGATGGCGACCTGGTCGCCTTCGAGGAGCTCTATCGCCGTCACCATGCGGGCCTGTACCGCTTCGTCGCCTGGCGTTCGCCGCGCGCTGACTGGGTCGACGAAATCGTACAGGATAGCTGGATCAACCTGCATCATGCGCGCAGCCGCTACCAGCCGGAGGCGGCGTTTCGCACCTATCTTTACCAGATCGCCCGCAATCGCCTGCTCGACCTGCTGCGCCAGCATCAACCGGTGCTGGCCGCGGAACTGGGCAGCGGCACCGATGGCCGGGACGTATTTGACTCGCTGGCCGATGCGGCGCAGGATGTGGTTTCGCCGGACGTCGCGCTCGAACAGAAGCAGCAGTACGACAGCCTGCACGTGGCGCTGGCCGGTTTGCCGAGCGAGCAGAAAGAGGCGCTGGTATTGCAGCAGTTTTGCGGCATGAGCCTCGAAGACATCGCGGCCCTGGTGGCAGCGCCGGTGGAAACGGTCAAGAGCCGGCTGCGCTACGCCATGCGGAAACTGCGCGAAGGGAGACTGAGTGAACAACGATGA
- a CDS encoding efflux transporter outer membrane subunit, with protein MTRTITRRVAPLLAALLLVACSSVPELKAPALDMPSSFKESSEPLQAADGTRWKVAQPAEGQARGEWWLAFNDANLTALIREATDANASLAVAAARVKQARALAGLAEADRSPQVGAGMGAQRSRTSGVSRGLADDAPVAPGNVYQARLTASYELDLFGRVAANVSASRADAQVSEATYKSVLLALQADVAQTYFKLRETDAELATLARTVDLRTQSVKVNQSRYDNGDIGEFDLARARTELSTVKAEAIGLQRQRVQYEHALAVLLGKPAAMFSADVNPLVESALLPAIPAGLPSSLLERRPDITAAQRAMIAANARIGVARTAMYPSLSLTGGLGTESGSGGNLFSWSARSWVLGALLSMPIIDGGRNKANIARSEAVLEESVATYRQNVLVAFAEVEDNLAGLRILAGQTEQTDAAVVSARRSADLAQKLYQAGRSSYLDLLDSQRNLAAVERNAVKLRGDRAVTTVALIRSLGGGWQ; from the coding sequence ATGACGAGAACGATCACCAGGCGCGTCGCGCCCTTGCTGGCGGCGCTGCTGCTGGTGGCCTGTTCCAGCGTGCCGGAACTGAAAGCGCCGGCGCTCGACATGCCGTCGAGTTTCAAGGAGTCGTCCGAGCCGTTGCAGGCGGCCGACGGCACGCGCTGGAAGGTGGCGCAGCCGGCCGAAGGGCAGGCGCGCGGCGAATGGTGGCTGGCGTTTAACGACGCCAACCTGACCGCCTTGATCCGCGAGGCGACCGACGCCAACGCCAGCCTGGCGGTGGCCGCGGCGCGGGTCAAGCAGGCCAGGGCGCTGGCCGGCTTGGCCGAGGCGGACCGTTCGCCGCAGGTGGGGGCGGGCATGGGCGCGCAGCGCAGCCGCACGTCGGGCGTCTCGCGCGGTTTGGCCGACGATGCGCCGGTTGCACCGGGCAATGTGTACCAGGCCAGGCTGACGGCCAGTTACGAGCTCGATCTGTTCGGCCGCGTGGCCGCCAATGTCAGCGCCTCGCGCGCCGACGCGCAAGTCTCCGAGGCGACCTACAAGTCGGTCTTGCTGGCCTTGCAGGCCGACGTGGCGCAGACCTACTTCAAGCTGCGCGAAACCGACGCCGAACTGGCGACCCTGGCGCGCACCGTGGACCTGCGCACGCAAAGCGTGAAAGTGAACCAGAGCCGCTACGATAATGGCGACATCGGCGAATTCGACCTGGCTCGCGCCAGGACCGAACTGTCGACGGTGAAGGCCGAGGCGATCGGCTTGCAGCGTCAGCGCGTGCAGTACGAACACGCGCTGGCGGTGCTGCTGGGGAAACCGGCGGCCATGTTCAGCGCCGACGTCAACCCGCTGGTGGAGTCGGCGCTGCTGCCGGCCATTCCGGCCGGGCTGCCATCGTCACTGCTGGAGCGCCGTCCCGACATCACCGCCGCCCAGCGCGCCATGATCGCCGCGAACGCCCGCATTGGCGTGGCCAGGACGGCGATGTACCCGTCCCTGAGCCTGACCGGCGGCCTGGGCACCGAGTCCGGCAGCGGCGGCAATCTGTTCAGCTGGAGCGCGCGTTCATGGGTGCTGGGTGCGCTGCTGTCGATGCCGATCATCGATGGTGGCCGCAACAAGGCCAATATCGCGCGCAGCGAAGCGGTGCTGGAGGAGTCGGTTGCGACCTACCGCCAGAACGTGCTGGTGGCCTTCGCCGAGGTCGAGGACAACCTGGCCGGCCTGCGCATTTTGGCAGGCCAGACGGAGCAGACCGATGCGGCGGTGGTATCGGCGCGCCGTTCGGCCGACCTGGCGCAGAAACTGTATCAGGCGGGCCGTTCGAGCTATCTCGACCTGCTCGACTCCCAGCGCAACCTGGCCGCGGTCGAACGCAACGCGGTCAAGCTGCGCGGCGACCGCGCCGTGACCACGGTGGCGCTGATCCGCTCCTTGGGTGGCGGCTGGCAGTAA